In one window of Camelina sativa cultivar DH55 chromosome 15, Cs, whole genome shotgun sequence DNA:
- the LOC104746158 gene encoding phosphoethanolamine N-methyltransferase 1-like: MAATYEEERDIQKNYWIEHSADLTVEAMMLDSRASDLDKEERPEVLSLLPSYEGKSVLELGAGIGRFTGELAQKAGELIALDFIDSVIEKNETVNGHYKNVKFMCADVTSPDLKITDGSLDLIFSNWLLMYLSDKEVELLAERMLGWIKVGGYIFFRESCFHQSGDSKRKSNPTHYREPRFYSKIFQECQTRDAAGNSFELSMIGCKCIGAYVKNKKNQNQICWIWQKVSSENDRGFQRFLDNVQYKSSGILRYERVFGQGFVSTGGLETTKEFVEKMNLKPGQKVLDVGCGIGGGDFYMAEKFDVHVVGIDLSVNMISFALERAIGLNCSVEFEVADCTTKHYPDNSFDVIYSRDTILHIQDKPALFRTFFKWLKPGGKVLISDYCRSPKTPSVEFSEYIKQRGYDLHDVQAYGQMLKDAGFKDVIAEDRTDQFTQVLRRELESVEKEKEEFISDFSKEDYDDIVGGWKAKLERCASDEQKWGLFIANKN, translated from the exons ATGGCTGCAACGTACG AGGAAGAGCGTGATATCCAGAAGAATTACTGGATTGAGCATTCGGCTGATCTGACTGTTGAAGCTATGATGCTTGACTCTCGTGCTTCTGATCTCGACAAGGAAGAACGTCCTGAGGTTCTCTCTTTACTCCCTTCATATGAAGGCAAATCTGTCTTGGAACTTGGAGCTGGTATTGGTAGGTTCACTGGTGAATTGGCTCAAAAGGCTGGTGAACTCATTGCTCTTGACTTCATTGATAGCGTCATTGAGaag aATGAGACTGTCAATGGACATTACAAGAACGTCAAGTTTATGTGTGCTGATGTTACATCCCCTGACCTTAAGATTACTGATGGATCCCTTGACTTGATTTTCTCCAACTGGCTTCTCATGTATCTTTCTGACAAAGAG GTGGAGCTTTTGGCTGAAAGGATGCTTGGTTGGATCAAGGTTGGTGGATACATCTTCTTTCGTGAATCTTGCTTCCACCAATCTGGGGACAGTAAGCGCAAATCCAACCCGACTCACTACCGTGAACCCCGTTTCTATTCCAAG ATCTTTCAAGAATGTCAGACACGCGATGCTGCTGGGAATTCATTTGAGCTCTCTATGATTGGATGCAAGTGCATTGGAGCGtatgtgaagaacaagaagaatcagaatcag ATTTGTTGGATTTGGCAAAAAGTCAGCTCAGAAAATGACAGAGGCTTCCAGCGTTTCTTGGACAATGTTCAGTACAAGTCCAGTGGAATCCTACGTTATGAGCGTGTCTTTGGTCAAGGGTTTGTGAGCACTGGCGGACTTG AGACAACCAAAGAATTTGTAGAGAAAATGAATTTGAAACCAGGACAGAAAGTGCTAGATGTTGGGTGTGGCATTGGTGGAGGTGACTTCTATATGGCTGAGAAGTTTGATGTCCATGTTGTTGGTATCGACCTGTCTGTCAACATGATATCTTTCGCATTGGAGCGTGCTATTGGACTCAACTGCTCAGTTGAGTTTGAGGTAGCGGATTGCACCACAAAACACTACCCAGATAATTCGTTTGATGTCATTTACAGCCGAGACACCATTCTGCACATCCAA GACAAACCAGCTTTGTTCAGGACTTTCTTCAAGTGGCTTAAGCCGGGAGGTAAAGTTCTCATCAGTGACTACTGTAGAAGCCCAAAAACTCCATCTGTTGAGTTTTCTGAGTACATCAAACAGAGAGGATATGATCTCCATGACGTTCAAGCTTATGGGCAG ATGCTAAAAGATGCTGGCTTCAAAGACGTGATCGCAGAGGACCGGACTGATCAG TTTACGCAAGTCCTGAGACGTGAACTAGAGAGTgtggagaaagaaaaggaagaattCATCTCCGACTTCTCCAAA GAGGATTACGATGACATTGTTGGAGGATGGAAGGCAAAGCTGGAGAGGTGTGCATCGGATGAACAGAAATGGGGACTCTTCATCGCCAACAagaattaa